In the genome of Aspergillus luchuensis IFO 4308 DNA, chromosome 2, nearly complete sequence, one region contains:
- a CDS encoding uncharacterized protein (COG:S;~EggNog:ENOG410PHY3;~InterPro:IPR019384;~PFAM:PF10257), producing the protein MDFWSRLIGGSRSLSTKGFRASTPTERLASFKRTCNTLQQIWRSNNSSTGEQSATVHARNCIDRLISVLSDESRGPAPHPCLAYASSSQIFVTVTKLALSSYDDGMLRSATVFFNTLIDSEVDGIVDNRLFARALVDLVRRADKHSEDVEGRLVELLFGVANNIRLQPNILPAWFAPRSDEQEREQGNGNNTGAEFAGAMRKDDFPLFYLLVEYVHHAGRAGDFARTGLLYLIETASRSKNLERWLIESDLATLMATGLGALYSQLGSLTFPENTDENIPHIIALSDHAQQDTALPPVLGMSMDSFMSYLLFWQDTIDHCKSAEVNGTLLDHFQILFLEQLLYPSLLESSDVQGGSTAAVLTYLYRILESVHQEDLVHRILHFLLASPSDSEPAAVGKNIGMSASRRKSLDVLAAFSEEAARPSPSLFNLRDLALLGLQSTNRQTVLATLRVMSTVLQRHHTFARSLIRTVPGQHAKQRTVGALNVELEQLMNMATSTVDDPTLNESYDNYLKDGMAILEARLCIPPAEDYPEESLPLELRHDDPIVRELLNCLENFFTNSVIVNLALTEVLGSIASSHLIALDGWLLVDPSKYIYSTSTNNSSDETPSTTLIEQIQRAYEEPSWSHTDTPALTSVLQKLVQKIQKWRKDMPDFDILVAARRDLLHQDDEPAKASGRSQRNSAPPTRSSSRHPTSNLDSDYGSPRGRSSRPLEFSSTATSSPSRDAIGSPTRDLPFRPPRDVSTARRSAAEELRQRLEQPFPVDDAPHDANNNTTAEEATDEANDDAGDTAVVDEEPRTATLGHVLTNVVILYEFLLETSAVVQARGTLFGEAGYPGIDGPVDTATVEA; encoded by the exons ATGGACTTT TGGTCTCGTCTCATCGGGGGCTCCCGCTCGCTGTCTACTAAAGGCTTCCGGGCGTCCACTCCCACGGAGCGATTGGCGTCCTTCAAGCGGACATGCAATACCCTTCAG CAAATATGGCGCTCCAATAACTCCTCCACCGGCGAGCAATCCGCAACCGTTCACGCGCGTAATTGCATTGATCGCCTCATCTCCGTGCTGAGCGACGAGTCCCGCGGCCCAGCTCCGCATCCATGCCTCGCATATGCCTCGTCTTCGCAGATCTTCGTCACAGTCACTAAGCTCGCCTTGTCTTCCTACGACGATGGCATGCTCCGATCCGCGACCGTGTTCTTCAACACCCTTATCGATTCGGAGGTCGATGGTATTGTCGATAATCGACTCTTTGCCCGCGCACTGGTGGATTTAGTGCGACGTGCGGATAAACACtcggaggatgttgagggaCGACTCGTTGAGCTACTGTTCGGCGTGGCTAACAATATTCGTCTACAGCCGAATATTCTTCCTGCGTGGTTCGCCCCGCGGTCTGATGAACAGGAACGCGAACAGGGCAATGGTAATAACACTGGGGCTGAATTTGCGGGTGCAATGAGGAAGGATGATTTTCCGTTGTTCTACCTACTCGTAGAGTATGTGCATCATGCTGGTAGGGCAGGTGATTTTGCTCGTACAGGGTTGCTTTATTTGATCGAGACAGCTTCCAGGTCGAAGAATCTTGAGAGGTGGTTGATTGAGAGTGATCTCGCTACGCTTATGGCTACTGGATTGGGTGCGCTCTATAGTCAATTGGGCAG CTTGACCTTCCCGGAGAATACGGACGAGAATATCCCGCACATCATTGCGCTGTCGGATCATGCGCAGCAAGACACTGCTCTTCCGCCAGTGCTGGGCATGTCGATGGATTCGTTCATGTCGTATCTGTTGTTCTGGCAGGATACCATTGATCATTGCAAGTCGGCGGAGGTAAACGGGACTTTGTTGGATCATTTCCAGATTCTCTTCCTGGAACAACTCTT GTACCCGTCGTTACTTGAGTCCTCCGATGTGCAAGGGGGTTCAACGGCTGCTGTGCTTACCTACCTGTATCGCATTCTCGAGTCTGTACACCAGGAGGACTTAGTCCACCGGATTCTTCATTTCCTGCTTGCGTCTCCCTCTGACTCGGAGCCTGCGGCAGTCGGAAAGAACATAGGTATGTCTGCCAGCCGACGCAAGTCGCTAGATGTCTTGGCTGCGTTCTCCGAAGAAGCTGCGCGGCCCTCGCCGTCGCTTTTCAACCTGAGAGATCTTGCCCTCCTTGGACTTCAGTCGACAAATAGACAGACTGTTCTGGCGACATTGCGGGTAATGAGCACCGTCCTGCAACGGCACCATACCTTTGCACGATCATTAATACGCACCGTTCCCGGCCAGCATGCCAAACAACGGACTGTCGGGGCGTTGAACGTCGAGCTGGAACAGCTTATGAACATGGCCACATCTACCGTTGATGACCCTACGTTGAATGAATCTTATGACAACTACCTTAAGGACGGGATGGCAATTCTCGAGGCCCGGCTGTGCATTCCCCCGGCCGAGGATTACCCGGAAGAGAGCCTGCCACTCGAGCTACGACACGACGACCCCATTGTGCGCGAGCTGCTCAATTGCCTGGAGAACTTTTTCACGAACAGTGTTATCGTGAACCTGGCATTAACCGAAGTCCTCGGGAGCATCGCCTCTTCGCACCTGATTGCTCTTGACGGCTGGCTTCTCGTGGACCCTTCCAAGTACATCTACAGCACATCGACGAACAATTCTTCAGACGAAACCCCTTCGACCACCCTTATTGAACAGATCCAGCGAGCCTACGAAGAGCCCTCCTGGTCCCACACCGACACTCCAGCCCTCACTTCGGTACTTCAGAAGCTCGTGCAAAAGATCCAGAAATGGCGCAAGGACATGCCGGACTTTGACATCCTCGTCGCCGCGCGTCGCGATCTCCTGCACCAGGACGACGAGCCCGCCAAAGCGTCCGGGCGTTCTCAGCGCAACTCCGCACCTCCTACCCGCTCTTCCTCCCGACACCCAACATCCAACCTCGACTCGGACTATGGGTCCCCTCGCGGCCGGTCAAGTCGACCCCTCGAGTTCTCCAgcaccgccacctcctctcccagtcGCGACGCCATCGGCTCTCCCACCCGCGACCTCCCCTTCCGACCGCCCCGCGATGTCTCCACGGCGCGCAGATCCGCCGCTGAAGAGCTCCGCCAGCGACTGGAGCAGCCGTTCCCAGTGGACGATGCGCCTCACGATGCCAACAACAATACCACTGCGGAGGAAGCAACTGACGAAGCAAACGACGACGCGGGCGACACCGCGGTCGTCGACGAAGAACCCCGCACTGCCACTCTGGGGCATGTCCTGACCAACGTAGTCATTCTCTATGAGTTCTTGTTAGAAACGTCGGCCGTTGTGCAGGCGCGGGGAACATTGTTTGGAGAGGCGGGATACCCGGGAATAGATGGTCCTGTAGATACTGCCACGGTTGAGGCATAG
- the nctA gene encoding negative cofactor 2 transcription regulator complex subunit BUR6 (COG:K;~EggNog:ENOG410PRRH;~InterPro:IPR009072,IPR027116,IPR003958;~PFAM:PF00808;~go_function: GO:0003712 - transcription coregulator activity [Evidence IEA];~go_function: GO:0046982 - protein heterodimerization activity [Evidence IEA]), translated as MTDQDQSYRPRSPDFSTFQSVPLSPTFNNHNLNHNTHYQLPHHSPVYQFGNPFVHRASYDASPFFTPQYQLPPLPQQPSLPHHPVPQTRVPQQSSSYFPPDPDMARRSSRIAQAAEVAPHPPVSKYVDPVDEEEEFIPSPPPQPQPEPQAEPVAVIEEEEPPKPAPVPVNVEVKTKFPVARIKRIMQADEDVGKVAQVTPIAVSKALELFMISLVTKAAREAKDRNSKRVTASHLKQAVVKDEVLDFLADIIAKVPDQPASRKHDDDNSDQNEQQPKRKRGGRRPKEESD; from the exons ATGACAGACCAAGACCAATCCTATCGTCCACGATCCCCTGATTTTTCCACCTTCCAGTCAGTTCCCCTCTCACCTACcttcaacaaccacaacctcaaccacAACACGCACTATCAACTTCCTCACCACTCCCCCGTTTACCAATTCGGGAATCCTTTCGTCCATCGCGCTTCCTACGACGCCTCACCTTTCTTCACCCCGCAATATCAATTACCACCTCTACCACAACAACCATcgcttcctcaccacccggTCCCGCAGACCAGGGTTCCCCAGCAATCCTCCTCATACTTCCCTCCCGATCCGGACATGGCTCGTCGCTCGTCGCGTATCGCCCAAGCGGCCGAGGTCGCGCCTCACCCGCCCGTCTCCAAGTACGTCGACCctgtcgacgaagaagaggaatttataccttcacctccacctcaacCGCAACCGGAACCACAAGCGGAGCCCGTCGCTGtaattgaagaagaagagcctcCGAAGCCCGCTCCTGTGCCCGTCAATGTGGAAGTGAAGACTAAGTTTCCGGTCGCGCGCATAAAGCGCATTATGCAAGCCGATGAAGATGTCGGTAAAGTCGCTCAAGTCACTCCCATCGCAGTGT CCAAAGCACTCGAACTCTTCATGATCTCCCTCGTCACCAAAGCCGCCCGCGAAGCCAAAGACCGCAACTCGAAACGCGTCACAGCCTCGCATCTCAAACAAGCCGTCGTGAAAGACGAAGTGCTCGACTTCCTCGCtgacatcatcgccaaggTTCCTGATCAACCGGCCAGTCGCAAACACGATGACGATAACAGTGATCAAAATGAACAACAACCGAAACGAAAGCGCGGTGGACGTCGTccgaaagaagagagtgatTAA
- a CDS encoding uncharacterized protein (COG:S;~EggNog:ENOG410PVAR;~InterPro:IPR033489,IPR013083;~go_function: GO:0061630 - ubiquitin protein ligase activity [Evidence IEA];~go_process: GO:0006397 - mRNA processing [Evidence IEA];~go_process: GO:0016567 - protein ubiquitination [Evidence IEA]), with product MRRKASDRRLFRSGPPPASKFGQTGTDCPSRHSPRLSIHGLCISERRQQEWLPPPIDGELDRVLCLCQCGCLLFPFLHIHLSSGLSFPSGLASSSPMAVADQPSGLMDIASSLTQDEIPFKLRCAMCNKLAVNAFRLPCCDQAICEHCQASLPETCPVCAHTPISPDLCKPNKALRTTLKAFLRTEEKKREKERQSATPATPATTNGATTADGTPAQLETPAVPSAAEVPAPEEIPAPNESVDAPPVEPANPADAGDLNVQNTPGVGDEAPTEAQAQDDQSTSVPADTQNDAGDAEHDGSGEGNEADEAKTDQVNDDEASQGPAGSMLPNGMGFGMGAGMFPNMAWNNNGGFNPMAQFMNNGMFNFPNAMGMPGMAMDPMAANQGMFGGYGMNMNGMNMGMSFDAGQGMYGGWDGSQNNMWNGGQDKFNPNAFANGMGPQFGGRSGFGGYNMSQPNGVHAQMQPQQFPSQDYPNGSYAGHGRGAFRGRGRGGFAGGRGGFGGHMQPNHPANANYPDFPNHNPFSDGQDGVSGDMSGEVSTEANKEGAGENALSGDVTSAQDASAGDAAAAAENMGENGDSDPNINRDSTQELPGQEENQLRGIPTIDSLDQVHAAQGMSGGPMGMSGPMGPGFGRGGYMRGPFPGARPGGFNGPPFMTGSNMYPEPRGQGVEGAPAAPRAMREGLPNTSVLRQRNFHGRSSATPMRPEASQSVTPTPGQEDQRPQSVPRSKSRARSASRSRSRSPPSRADSRRRYRERSPSVNRGTEESERRRDRPRRPRREDKYEEPSTAEDGPRIRSPSLESRRSTHRRDRERDRRSGRRSHRSHRHRSWSRSPSRNGDAAGPDHLSSKVEDKDSRNKLSDAVDRSYRSGKDRSSRRDEDRDRDRDRDRDRDSRRRDRDRDRDRYRERERDRDRDRDRERERDRDRDRDRDRHRERDRERDRDRKRSRRDRSESPVNSEYSSRQSRRARRDRDEDKPSAAATAAAAEPEKDPHTLEREARNRERMLKEQQRREAMHADRDAGKSSRKRDSRAMAGGRRFSYKYEDEENDDARAARVEKEREAGRWK from the exons ATGCGCCGGAAAGCCTCGGACAGGCGGTTATTCCGCTCCGGTCCGCCTCCGGCCTCCAAATTTGGTCAAACAGGCACAGATTGTCCATCGCGACATTCACCCCGATTGTCGATTCACGGGCTTTGCATTTCCGAGCGACGCCAGCAGGAATGGCTGCCACCTCCTATTGATGGCGAATTAGATCGcgttctttgtctttgccaGTGTGGCTGCCTACTATTCCCTTTTCTGCACATACACCTTTCTTCTggactttcctttccctccggTCTAGCCTCGTCATCCCCGATGGCTGTCGCAGATCAGCCTTCGGGCTTGATGGACATCGCCAG CTCTCTCACCCAAGATGAGATCCCGTTCAAGCTGCGATGCGCCATGTGCAATAAGCTTGCCGTGAACGCCTTCCGCTTACCCTGCTGCGACCAAGCGATCTGCGAACATT GCCAGGCTTCTCTCCCGGAGACTTGCCCCGTATGCGCGCATACTCCCATCTCGCCCGATCTATGCAAGCCGAACAAAGCGCTCCGCACCACATTGAAGGCCTTTCTGCGtacagaagagaaaaagcgtGAGAAGGAGCGGCAGTCAGCAACCCCTGCGACGCCCGCAACCACCAATGGTGCAACAACCGCGGACGGCACTCCTGCTCAACTGGAGACACCTGCGGTGCCGAGCGCCGCCGAAGTTCCAGCCCCTGAAGAAATCCCTGCACCTAATGAATCTGTCGATGCTCCGCCGGTAGAACCAGCCAACCCCGCGGATGCCGGAGACCTAAATGTGCAGAACACACCAGGTGTGGGCGACGAAGCACCTACAGAGGCGCAGGCCCAA GATGACCAGTCTACAAGTGTCCCTGCTGACACGCAGAACGACGCTGGGGATGCGGAACACGACGGATCTGGTGAAGGCAACGAAGCCGATGAAGCCAAGACCGACCAAGTCAACGATGACGAAGCGTCCCAAGGTCCGGCGGGGAGCATGCTCCCAAATGGTATGGGCTTCGGCATGGGTGCCGGGATGTTCCCTAATATGGCTTGGAATAACAACGGTGGTTTCAACCCTATGGCCCAATTTATGAACAATGGAATGTTCAACTTCCCTAACGCTATGG GAATGCCTGGCATGGCGATGGACCCGATGGCCGCGAATCAGGGTATGTTTGGAGGCTACGGGATGAACATGAATGGCATGAACATGGGAATGAGTTTCGACGCGGGTCAGGGGATGTATGGGGGATGGGACGGCTCACAGAACAATATGTGGAATGGAGGCCAAGATAAATTCAATCCAAATGCTTTCGCAAATGGTATGGGTCCGCAGTTTGGGGGCCGCTCTGGATTTGGCGGTTATAATATGTCTCAACCCAACGGAGTTCATGCTCAaatgcagccgcagcagttTCCTAGCCAAGATTATCCAAATGGCTCTTATGCCGGTCATGGCAGAGGCGCGTTCCGTGGCCGTGGCCGCGGAGGATTTGCCGGTGGTCGCGGTGGTTTTGGAGGGCATATGCAACCCAATCATCCTGCTAATGCTAACTATCCAGACTTCCCAAACCATAATCCTTTTAGTGATGGTCAGGATGGCGTATCTGGGGACATGTCCGGGGAGGTCAGTACTGAAGCCAATAAGGAAGGTGCCGGCGAGAATGCCCTAAGTGGCGATGTGACTTCTGCTCAAGATGCTTCGGCGGGagatgctgccgctgccgccgaaAACATGGGTGAGAACGGGGACTCTGATCCCAACATCAATAGAGACTCCACACAAGAGCTTCCAGGCCAGGAGGAGAATCAGCTGCGTGGGATACCGACAATTGATAGTCTAGACCAAGTCCACGCCGCACAAGGCATGTCGGGTGGCCCTATGGGCATGTCTGGCCCTATGGGACCTGGCTTTGGCAGAGGTGGCTATATGCGCGGTCCCTTCCCAGGCGCACGTCCTGGTGGCTTTAACGGTCCTCCGTTTATGACAGGCTCTAATATGTACCCCGAACCTCGTGGACAGGGTGTTGAAGGTGCACCGGCAGCTCCCCGAGCCATGCGAGAAGGTCTTCCCAACACCAGCGTTCTCCGGCAGCGGAACTTTCATGGACGTTCCTCAGCGACTCCCATGAGGCCCGAAGCCTCACAAAG TgtaaccccaaccccaggACAAGAGGACCAGCGCCCACAATCCGTGCCAAGATCGAAGTCGAGAGCTAGATCGGCATCAAGATCCAGGTCCCggtctcctccatctcgtGCTGATAGTCGTCGCCGGTATCGTGAACGTTCTCCGAGTGTCAACCGTGGTACAGAAGAATCCGAGCGTAGACGAGATCGGCCAAGAAGGCCTCGTCGGGAGGACAAGTACGAAGAGCCATCCACTGCAGAAGATGGTCCTCGTATCCGCTCCCCGTCTCTAGAATCCAGAAGGTCCACTCACCGTCGTGACAGAGAGCGGGATAGACGCAGCGGTCGCCGGTCGCATCGTTCGCATCGTCACCGTAGCTGGAGCCGCAGCCCGAGTCGCAACGGCGACGCCGCCGGACCCGATCATCTCTCCTCCAAGGTCGAAGACAAGGATTCCAGAAACAAGCTCAGTGATGCGGTAGACCGCAGTTACCGGTCTGGTAAGGACCGCTCAAGCCGTCGCGACGAGGACCGCGATAGAGATCGAGATCGAGACCGAGATAGAGACTCCCGCCGTCGGGATCGGGATCGCGATCGCGATCGTTATCGAGAGCGTGAAAGAGATCGCGACCGCGACAGAGATAGGGAGAGAGAGCGCGACCGCGATCGTGATCGTGACCGGGACCGCCATCGAGAACGCGACAGGGAGCGTGACAGAGACCGTAAACGCTCTCGCCGCGACCGTTCTGAATCCCCCGTCAACAGCGAATACTCCTCCCGCCAGTCCCGCCGCGCCAGGCGGGACCGTGATGAAGACAAACCTtcagctgcagcaactgctgcagcagcagagccAGAGAAAGACCCCCATACTCTGGAACGAGAGGCCAGGAACCGCGAGCGCATGCTGAAGGAACAGCAACGTCGTGAGGCCATGCATGCAGACCGTGATGCTGGAAAGTCTTCTCGCAAGCGAGACAGCCGCGCCATGGCAGGTGGGCGTCGCTTTAGTTACAAGTacgaggacgaagagaaTGATGACGCTCGAGCTGCGCGCGTCGAGAAGGAGCGTGAAGCAGGTCGATGGAAGTAA